The following proteins are encoded in a genomic region of Pseudobacteriovorax antillogorgiicola:
- a CDS encoding glutathione S-transferase family protein yields the protein MVPKVTAYTADISICSQICRLAVYEQGLRGVEHVNIDIEYEMENYDPWFVKIQPTMTVPVLVYNKKVVGDSRDILMFLQERHPEAGLYPKEHRDSIDSFIDNFYERFGLIGAFTFGNLATRGPTMQQFIKRGKREITIAKLKALMQHEYLRQHAEQKLAKLDQFDLLSWAMSQDLNVLDSKMSELLDQMDQQLADGRPLLMGETYSLADVVATAYCARIHFIKGLGLFSENVRRYWELVKSRQSFVGANVCSTWEDTLMAKQFAKFQTSSN from the coding sequence ATGGTGCCGAAAGTAACCGCATACACTGCAGACATTTCGATTTGTTCACAGATTTGCAGGCTTGCAGTTTATGAGCAGGGACTAAGAGGAGTTGAGCATGTCAATATTGATATCGAATATGAAATGGAAAACTACGATCCTTGGTTTGTGAAGATACAACCAACCATGACCGTGCCAGTCTTAGTTTACAATAAAAAAGTCGTGGGAGATAGCCGAGACATTTTAATGTTTTTACAAGAAAGACACCCCGAGGCGGGACTGTACCCAAAGGAACATCGTGACTCGATTGACAGCTTTATCGACAATTTTTACGAGCGTTTTGGACTCATCGGAGCCTTCACTTTCGGTAATCTTGCGACGAGAGGGCCTACAATGCAGCAGTTTATAAAGCGTGGCAAGCGAGAGATCACCATAGCAAAGTTGAAAGCCTTAATGCAGCATGAATATCTTCGCCAGCATGCCGAGCAAAAACTCGCTAAACTCGATCAGTTTGATCTCCTCTCTTGGGCAATGTCGCAAGATTTGAATGTGTTGGACAGCAAGATGAGCGAATTACTTGACCAGATGGACCAACAGCTCGCCGATGGCCGACCGCTTCTCATGGGCGAAACCTATTCTTTAGCCGATGTCGTTGCGACTGCCTACTGCGCAAGAATCCATTTCATTAAGGGCCTAGGGCTGTTTTCTGAAAATGTACGACGCTACTGGGAGCTTGTCAAAAGCCGTCAATCTTTTGTAGGGGCCAATGTATGTTCAACTTGGGAGGATACTCTCATGGCAAAACAGTTTGCAAAGTTTCAAACGAGCTCAAACTGA
- a CDS encoding SDR family NAD(P)-dependent oxidoreductase: protein MTKKALLTGSTGGLGREIAKILARDGWDLILLNRGREQAGEQLESLRAEFPKRMFENFFTNLMDLKDIQKVAREIGEAHHQITALYNIAGLLTDKRIESPQGIEGHFVLNAVAPYMLIQALRPKLKNAAGTETAAFVVNFSSSAVNNVKTLDATKLVNPDTIGGLMDAYAKTKAVLNLMSCFLKDELVADGIYIYSVDPGATKTQMTSKNRGMPWLVRLLVPLLFGDAEKQAGKLVAGVHRALEEKETGLFISSGKVKNHPSFVHDRGVQEEVRKVLDSLIEDF, encoded by the coding sequence ATGACAAAGAAAGCTCTCTTAACAGGCTCAACAGGTGGGTTGGGAAGAGAAATTGCCAAGATTCTTGCTCGTGATGGTTGGGATCTCATCCTTCTCAACCGTGGGAGAGAGCAGGCTGGAGAGCAGCTGGAATCATTGCGAGCGGAGTTCCCGAAGAGGATGTTTGAGAATTTCTTCACGAATCTTATGGACCTTAAGGATATTCAAAAGGTTGCTCGAGAGATTGGTGAGGCTCATCACCAAATCACAGCATTGTATAATATTGCAGGTTTACTGACTGATAAGCGTATTGAGAGTCCACAAGGAATTGAGGGGCATTTTGTCTTGAACGCGGTGGCTCCCTATATGCTGATCCAAGCCCTAAGGCCAAAGCTAAAGAATGCTGCCGGTACAGAAACGGCGGCTTTTGTCGTCAATTTCTCATCATCGGCAGTCAATAATGTGAAGACTCTTGACGCGACCAAGCTTGTCAACCCTGACACGATTGGTGGCCTTATGGATGCTTATGCAAAGACGAAGGCGGTGCTGAATCTGATGTCCTGCTTTTTAAAGGATGAACTTGTTGCTGACGGTATTTACATATATTCGGTTGATCCTGGCGCAACAAAAACGCAGATGACGAGCAAGAACCGAGGTATGCCATGGTTGGTCAGGCTGCTTGTTCCGCTTCTTTTCGGCGATGCAGAAAAGCAGGCAGGTAAACTCGTGGCTGGTGTCCATCGCGCCTTGGAAGAAAAGGAAACTGGCCTGTTTATTTCGAGCGGCAAAGTGAAGAATCACCCGTCTTTTGTACACGACAGGGGAGTTCAAGAGGAGGTTCGAAAAGTCTTGGACAGTCTTATAGAAGACTTTTGA